TTTTACTGAAATTTTAACCTGGAAATTAGTCGGGTTTATATCACCTCATTTTGGGTGGAAAATTTACTTTTGACACCCTAATCATCATTAAGGCAACAATAAAAAGCGCTTGCTGATTGTGATTGATTAACTCTAAGCAAAGGGTTTAACAAATCTACAACAAGTGCCGGCGACCCCTTAAGTTGGTTCGGTCCAGATCTACGATTATTACTTCGGCCCCAATCTTTTTAACCGCTTCCCAAGGGATCACCATCTGCTGCTGATCACCCCAAAAACTCAACAGATTATTTCTCCCCGGCAGAATCAGTGATTGTACTCTTCCGGATTCAAGATCAATGACCAGGTCCGACTCTCCTACAGTGCCCAGCCGGCCTCCATCATAAAAGTTGATTATTTCTTTGCCTACCAGTTCACTCATGCGCATCTTTTTGCCCCCCGATCCTGGTCCAAATTATTGTTTTACTGATAGAACTTATGAGGGGCTGACCTAAATTATTACCGTTTATTACCGATTACCTTACCCATTGTTTCAGTTCCGGAGTATAATCCCCCGGTCCAATTGCCACGCCGGAAAAGTTTTCCGGCCTAAACAGCTGCTGGGCCAAGGATAGTATATCCTCCTGCGTAACCGCGTCCACCTTTTCGATTACCTCATCCGGATCAATCACCCGATCGTAACACAAC
This genomic window from Methanofastidiosum sp. contains:
- a CDS encoding YlmC/YmxH family sporulation protein produces the protein MRMSELVGKEIINFYDGGRLGTVGESDLVIDLESGRVQSLILPGRNNLLSFWGDQQQMVIPWEAVKKIGAEVIIVDLDRTNLRGRRHLL